A DNA window from Bacteroides cellulosilyticus contains the following coding sequences:
- a CDS encoding HU family DNA-binding protein produces MAIVYDWYENPNAEGEPEERGLHPRPLLNGKVSMEKLYYRVHERSSLSVGDAKSAIDTLAQLCGEELREGREVHIEGLGYFAPTLEATQKVTRQTKNKHLKLRLKGISFRPDIRLKAALTGVTATQSKYTRHSLRLSEIEIDMRLKEYFAEHDLLLRIDFQELCGMARTTANNHLQRLQKEGKLMNVGRRAQPIYRPMPGYYGMSRDAAPKR; encoded by the coding sequence ATGGCAATAGTTTACGACTGGTACGAGAACCCCAACGCAGAAGGGGAACCGGAAGAAAGAGGACTGCACCCCCGCCCACTGCTCAACGGCAAGGTAAGTATGGAGAAACTGTATTATCGGGTACATGAACGTAGTTCGCTCAGCGTGGGTGACGCAAAAAGTGCAATAGACACCTTGGCACAGCTTTGCGGAGAAGAGCTACGCGAAGGTCGTGAGGTACACATCGAAGGATTGGGATACTTTGCCCCTACCCTGGAGGCCACACAGAAAGTAACCCGCCAAACCAAGAACAAACATTTGAAACTACGTTTGAAAGGCATCAGCTTCCGCCCGGACATCCGCCTGAAAGCTGCGCTGACAGGCGTTACCGCCACCCAAAGCAAATACACGCGCCACTCCCTGCGACTCTCCGAAATAGAGATCGACATGCGCCTGAAAGAGTATTTCGCGGAACATGACCTGCTGCTTCGCATCGACTTTCAGGAATTGTGCGGCATGGCTCGCACCACCGCCAACAACCATCTGCAACGGTTGCAAAAAGAAGGTAAACTGATGAACGTGGGAAGACGTGCACAACCCATCTATCGGCCTATGCCGGGATATTACGGAATGTCAAGGGATGCAGCACCCAAAAGATAA
- a CDS encoding ATP-binding protein, whose amino-acid sequence MKIDSIEDIKEQIAQTENEQVEFKETTGQLERGMETLCAFLNREGGTVLFGISDKGKIIGQEIADSTKRSIAEAINRLEPTAIAQISYIPIPDNNKKVVVLHAEESSMNRPFCYKGRPYYRVESVTTTMPQAVYNELLILRDGAKYRWELFRNPDFTLQDIDENEVLKTVRLGIEYGRLPENTGNNIPVILEKFGLLKNGMLNHAAAVLFANRELVEYPQCLLRLARFKGTDKTVFMDNQRIQGNLFKLLDAAMAFIFKHLSLSGVTEGLEREEHLTIPYKAIREGVVNSLCHRNYRTAGGSVGIAIYDDRVEIENPGTFPHNWDMEKMKSEYCSEPQNPFIANVLYKRKLLENWGRGISLMTEECKKARLPEPEYKLGDGFVVLVFRFAKSDPTSTRQAPDKYPTSTRQVESLIRLIGENLYSVKEMMQLMQLKDRENFLNNYLTPSIYAGWVEPLYPNQPKHPKQKYYLTEKGKALLTNGI is encoded by the coding sequence ATGAAAATAGATAGCATTGAAGATATAAAGGAGCAGATAGCCCAAACTGAAAATGAGCAGGTGGAATTTAAAGAAACTACCGGACAGCTAGAGCGCGGTATGGAAACACTTTGCGCTTTCCTTAACAGGGAAGGTGGAACCGTCTTGTTTGGAATCTCCGACAAAGGCAAGATAATCGGACAAGAAATAGCAGATAGTACCAAAAGAAGCATCGCAGAAGCAATCAACAGACTGGAGCCAACGGCAATTGCACAAATATCATATATACCTATTCCTGACAACAATAAAAAAGTAGTAGTCCTCCATGCTGAAGAATCAAGTATGAATCGCCCGTTTTGCTATAAAGGACGTCCATATTACCGAGTGGAAAGTGTGACCACTACGATGCCGCAAGCTGTATATAACGAATTACTAATACTACGTGACGGAGCAAAATATCGTTGGGAGCTATTCAGGAATCCAGACTTCACATTGCAGGATATAGACGAGAACGAGGTACTGAAAACCGTAAGGTTAGGTATCGAATACGGTCGCTTGCCTGAAAATACTGGTAATAACATACCTGTGATTCTAGAGAAATTCGGGTTGTTGAAAAATGGTATGTTGAACCATGCGGCAGCTGTACTGTTTGCCAACCGGGAATTGGTGGAATACCCACAGTGCCTTTTGAGACTAGCACGCTTCAAAGGTACAGATAAAACCGTCTTTATGGATAATCAGCGCATACAAGGTAATCTGTTCAAGCTATTGGATGCGGCTATGGCCTTTATTTTCAAACACCTTTCATTATCTGGTGTAACAGAAGGACTGGAGCGAGAAGAACATCTGACTATACCTTATAAAGCAATACGCGAAGGAGTAGTCAATAGCTTATGCCACAGGAACTACCGCACAGCTGGAGGTTCAGTAGGCATTGCCATTTACGATGACCGTGTAGAGATAGAAAACCCCGGTACATTTCCGCACAATTGGGATATGGAAAAGATGAAATCCGAATATTGTTCTGAACCTCAAAATCCGTTCATTGCCAATGTCCTCTACAAGCGTAAACTGTTAGAAAATTGGGGACGAGGTATCAGCTTGATGACAGAAGAATGTAAGAAAGCCAGATTGCCCGAACCCGAATACAAGTTAGGCGATGGCTTTGTAGTACTTGTATTCCGATTTGCTAAATCTGATCCGACAAGTACCCGACAAGCACCCGACAAGTACCCGACAAGTACCCGACAAGTGGAATCGCTCATCAGATTGATTGGTGAAAATCTATATTCGGTAAAGGAAATGATGCAACTGATGCAACTGAAAGACAGAGAAAATTTCTTGAATAATTATCTGACCCCCTCCATTTATGCGGGATGGGTAGAACCCTTATATCCTAACCAGCCCAAGCATCCTAAACAGAAATACTATCTTACAGAGAAGGGGAAAGCATTGCTTACAAACGGTATATGA
- a CDS encoding alpha/beta hydrolase — protein sequence MKRKRTLWLMCLLLCAGTLLAQEYRTDKAISYRPDSKNEYVQKKCLLDVYYPANKTNFTTVVWYHGGGLTVGDRELPRELQGQGLCIVGVSYRLCAGNKDPKAINAGITTDDCVDDAAAAAAWVMKNIERYGGDPNKIYLAGHSAGGYLVSMIGLDKRRLAKYDVDVDKFAALIPFSGQMITHFQNRRDRGIPDLQPLIDEAAPLYYVRKDCPPILLICGDREREMLGRYEENAYMWRMLKLTGHPAAYLYELDGFDHGTMSRPAHYILLEYIRNRESEKYTYYR from the coding sequence ATGAAAAGAAAAAGAACACTTTGGTTAATGTGCCTGCTACTATGTGCAGGTACACTTCTGGCACAAGAATACAGAACGGATAAGGCTATCAGTTATCGTCCTGATAGCAAAAATGAATATGTACAGAAGAAATGTTTGTTAGATGTTTACTATCCGGCAAATAAGACAAACTTTACGACTGTAGTATGGTATCACGGTGGTGGACTGACGGTAGGTGACCGTGAACTCCCGAGAGAGCTGCAAGGGCAAGGTCTCTGTATTGTCGGGGTAAGCTACCGTCTCTGCGCAGGCAACAAGGACCCGAAAGCCATAAACGCCGGTATCACTACTGATGATTGCGTGGATGATGCTGCCGCAGCGGCTGCCTGGGTAATGAAGAATATCGAACGTTATGGAGGAGACCCCAACAAAATTTACTTAGCCGGACATTCCGCTGGTGGTTACTTAGTCTCCATGATAGGGTTAGACAAACGACGTCTGGCTAAATATGATGTAGATGTTGATAAGTTTGCAGCGCTCATACCATTCAGTGGACAGATGATCACACACTTCCAAAACCGTAGAGACAGAGGCATACCCGATCTTCAGCCATTGATTGATGAGGCTGCTCCTTTATACTACGTCCGCAAAGATTGTCCGCCTATTCTGTTGATTTGTGGTGATCGTGAACGTGAAATGTTGGGCCGCTACGAAGAAAATGCTTATATGTGGCGTATGCTTAAGCTAACAGGCCATCCGGCAGCGTATCTGTATGAACTGGACGGATTCGACCATGGTACAATGTCACGCCCCGCGCACTACATTTTACTGGAATATATTCGTAATCGGGAGTCTGAAAAGTACACTTATTATAGGTGA
- a CDS encoding glycoside hydrolase family 97 protein encodes MKKHFFLLASLCATLHIYGQKIQKLQSPNGNIQVSISLSDKISYDIICGNDTLLKQCNLQIEVGNQQLGNHPKLIKTSSKNVEESLTPVIPLKYSIVSNTYNQLLLKFKGDYSIEFRAFNNGVAYRFITDKKGIIDVNSETLQINFPENYLLHVQQPGGFKTAYEEEYRHIQSNEWKTSDPMVLLPVLIDTRKEYKILISESDLTDYPALFFKSNGDNSMSSIFPKVPLEFGEDGDRSLKIEKEASYIARTNGKRSFPWRYFVISTNDEQLIENTMTYQLAQKNVLEDTSWIKPGLASWEWWNGATPYGPDVDFVAGCNLDTYKYFIDFAAHYGIPYIIMDEGWAMSTRDPYTPNPTVDVHELIRYGKEKNVGIVLWLTWLTVEKNFGLFETFEKWGVKGVKIDFMDRSDQWMVNYYEKVAKEAAKHHLFVDFHGSFKPAGLEYKYPNVLSYEGVRGMEQMGGCRPDNSVYLPFMRNAVGPMDYTPGAMLSMQPEIYRSERPNSASIGTRAYQMGLFVIFESGIQMMADNPTLYYRNDECTRFITQVPQTWDETIALKAKVGEYAIVAKRKGDKWYIGGMTNNREQQRDFELNLNFLKEGQTYRMTSFEDGINANRQAMDYRKKERTLRKGDKLTISLARNGGFAAVIE; translated from the coding sequence ATGAAGAAACATTTTTTCCTATTAGCAAGTCTTTGTGCAACCCTGCACATCTATGGGCAAAAGATACAGAAACTCCAATCTCCGAATGGAAATATACAGGTGTCGATCAGCCTTTCAGACAAAATCAGTTATGATATCATTTGCGGGAACGACACTTTACTGAAACAATGCAATCTCCAAATAGAGGTAGGTAACCAACAACTGGGTAACCACCCAAAGCTCATAAAAACAAGCTCCAAAAATGTAGAAGAATCACTTACACCGGTAATTCCACTAAAATATTCCATCGTGTCCAACACATACAATCAACTACTACTGAAATTCAAAGGAGATTATTCTATTGAATTCCGTGCATTCAATAACGGAGTCGCCTATCGTTTCATTACAGACAAGAAAGGAATAATCGACGTGAACAGCGAAACTCTTCAGATAAACTTCCCGGAGAATTATCTGCTTCACGTGCAGCAACCGGGTGGCTTTAAAACAGCTTATGAAGAAGAGTACCGCCACATACAAAGTAATGAATGGAAAACATCAGATCCAATGGTACTCCTACCTGTACTTATAGATACACGGAAAGAATATAAAATCCTGATCAGCGAATCAGATTTGACAGACTATCCGGCTTTATTTTTTAAAAGTAATGGCGATAACAGCATGTCTTCCATATTTCCCAAAGTTCCTTTGGAATTCGGTGAAGACGGAGATCGTAGCCTCAAAATAGAGAAAGAAGCAAGCTACATTGCCCGAACCAATGGAAAACGCAGTTTTCCCTGGCGCTACTTTGTCATCAGCACAAACGACGAACAATTGATAGAGAATACCATGACCTATCAGCTTGCGCAAAAAAATGTATTGGAAGATACTTCTTGGATTAAACCGGGATTGGCAAGCTGGGAATGGTGGAATGGTGCCACTCCTTACGGACCGGATGTAGACTTTGTAGCAGGCTGTAATCTGGATACTTATAAATACTTTATTGACTTTGCCGCCCACTATGGAATACCTTATATCATCATGGATGAAGGCTGGGCCATGTCCACAAGAGATCCTTATACTCCCAATCCAACAGTAGATGTACATGAGCTTATCCGCTACGGTAAAGAAAAGAATGTAGGAATTGTACTTTGGCTGACATGGTTAACGGTAGAAAAGAACTTCGGCTTGTTCGAGACATTTGAAAAATGGGGTGTGAAAGGTGTCAAAATTGATTTTATGGACAGAAGCGACCAATGGATGGTAAACTATTATGAAAAAGTTGCCAAAGAAGCTGCCAAACATCATCTGTTCGTCGATTTTCATGGATCATTCAAACCGGCAGGGCTGGAATACAAATATCCCAATGTCCTTTCTTATGAAGGGGTAAGAGGTATGGAGCAAATGGGGGGCTGCCGACCGGATAACAGTGTCTACCTTCCCTTCATGAGAAATGCAGTAGGCCCGATGGATTATACTCCGGGCGCTATGCTGAGCATGCAACCGGAGATTTACCGTTCCGAGCGTCCCAATTCAGCCAGTATCGGTACACGCGCCTATCAGATGGGGCTATTCGTTATATTCGAAAGCGGAATTCAAATGATGGCAGACAATCCAACTCTCTACTACCGTAACGACGAATGTACACGCTTCATCACACAAGTGCCACAAACCTGGGATGAAACCATTGCCCTGAAAGCCAAAGTTGGCGAATACGCTATCGTAGCCAAACGCAAAGGAGATAAGTGGTATATCGGTGGCATGACCAATAATAGAGAGCAACAACGAGACTTTGAACTAAACCTGAACTTCCTGAAAGAAGGACAAACCTACCGTATGACCTCTTTTGAAGACGGAATAAACGCCAACCGCCAAGCTATGGATTACCGCAAGAAAGAGCGTACACTCAGAAAGGGAGATAAGTTAACTATAAGTCTGGCACGCAATGGTGGCTTTGCAGCTGTAATTGAATAA
- a CDS encoding acyltransferase produces MKRIVFLDYVRVFACFLVILVHASENFYGAAGSTDMVGPQSYLASETDRLWVAVYDGFSRMAVPLFMIVSAFLLAPMKEEQTTWQFYRQRCLRILPPFFIFMILYSTLPMLWGAINRETSLNDMSRILLNFPSQAGHLWFMYPLISLYLFIPIISPWLSKATKKEERFFIGLFLLSTCMPYLNRWCGEVWGQCFWNEYHMLWYFSGYLGYLVLAHYIRVHLTWNRSKRLTVGGILMIIGAVWTIYSFYIQAVPGEILSTPVIEIGWAFCTINCVLLTTGTFLIFTCINRPNPPRILTEASKLSYGMYLMHIFWLGLWVTVFKHTLALPTVAAIPCIAVSTFICCFVTAKIISFIPGSKWIIG; encoded by the coding sequence ATGAAACGTATTGTTTTTTTAGATTATGTACGCGTATTCGCATGTTTCCTTGTCATTTTGGTCCACGCCAGTGAAAACTTTTATGGCGCTGCCGGATCTACAGATATGGTAGGACCTCAGTCTTATTTGGCCAGTGAAACAGACCGGCTATGGGTAGCAGTTTACGACGGTTTCTCACGCATGGCAGTACCACTGTTCATGATTGTTTCCGCCTTTCTCCTTGCACCGATGAAAGAAGAACAGACCACATGGCAATTTTACCGCCAGCGCTGCTTACGCATCCTGCCACCATTTTTTATTTTCATGATACTCTATAGTACCTTACCAATGTTGTGGGGAGCAATCAATAGAGAGACATCATTGAATGATATGTCGCGAATATTACTGAACTTCCCATCACAGGCCGGACACTTATGGTTTATGTATCCTTTGATCAGTCTTTATTTGTTCATACCCATCATATCACCGTGGTTGAGTAAAGCCACAAAGAAAGAAGAACGTTTCTTCATTGGGCTATTCCTGTTATCAACGTGTATGCCGTATCTCAACCGCTGGTGCGGTGAAGTATGGGGGCAATGTTTCTGGAATGAGTACCACATGTTATGGTACTTTTCAGGCTACCTGGGATATCTGGTATTAGCACATTACATACGTGTTCACCTTACATGGAACCGTTCCAAACGTCTCACCGTAGGAGGTATTCTAATGATCATCGGAGCTGTATGGACCATTTACTCATTCTATATTCAGGCTGTACCCGGAGAAATTCTTTCCACACCTGTAATAGAAATAGGATGGGCTTTCTGTACAATCAATTGTGTGCTTCTTACAACGGGTACATTCCTTATTTTCACATGCATCAATCGCCCAAATCCCCCACGGATTCTAACAGAAGCATCAAAACTCAGCTATGGCATGTATCTCATGCATATATTCTGGCTCGGGTTGTGGGTAACAGTATTCAAGCACACTCTGGCACTGCCTACCGTTGCGGCTATACCTTGTATTGCAGTGAGTACTTTCATTTGCTGTTTCGTAACAGCAAAGATCATCTCATTTATACCGGGCAGTAAATGGATAATAGGATAA
- a CDS encoding glycoside hydrolase family 38 C-terminal domain-containing protein, protein MKLPVILLASTLLCSGSMHAQSAKPEKKAKAYMVADAHLDTQWNWDVQTTIKEYVWNTLSRNLFLLKKYPDYIFNFEGGVKYAWMKEYFPSEYEQLKAFVRSGRWHISGSSWEASDVLVPSVESSIRNILLGQEYYRKEFGTESTDIFLPDCFGFGWTLPTIAKHCGLIGFSSQKLDWRNHPFYGESKHPFMLGLWKGIDGSSIMLAHGYDYGKRWNNIDLSEDKELMGLTKRTPLNTVYRYYGTGDTGGSPSIGSVNSVEKGIKGNGPLEIISATSDQLFKDYLPYEKHSELPVFNGELLMDVHGTGCYTSQAAMKLYNRQNELLGDAAERAAVAADWLGIAGYPGESLTEAWKRFIFHQFHDDLTGTSIPRAYEFSWNDELLSLKQFSGVLTASVGAVSEKMDTRVKGIPVVLYNALGFPVTDVAEVAIEAPKFPKGVSVYNAEGKQVASQLLSYRNGTVYLLIEATVPATGYAVYDIRLSGNQKQADSFVSETTVENSVYKISLDKQGDIISLYDKKNNKELVKDGKSIRLALFTENESYNWPAWEILKKTIDRAPVSITEDVKMNLCENGALRKTLCIEKRHGKSLFRQYIRLYEGELADRIDFYNEIDWQSTNALLKAEFPLNVDNEKATYDLGIGSVQRGNNILTAYEVYAQYWADLTDSDGSYGVSIMNDSKYGWDKPDNHTLRLTLLHTPETKNNYPYQDRQDLGYHTFTYSLVGHAGGLDKAQVVKESEVLNQRLKAFAAGKHSGTLGKTFSFASSDNSNVVIKALKKAESSDEYVVRVYETGGKAPQNAVLTFAGTITSAVEADGTEKNIGSADFSGNQLEVSIQPNSIRTYKVRFNDNKKEELRCEQLPLNYDRKCFSWNEFRWEANFEAGYSYAAELIPADITVNRVPFHLETKEEMNGMLCSGNTLQLPAGHSYNRLYILAAAATAEEDVRGVFQAGKNLQEIVVPSYTGFIGQWGYTGHTQGYLKDAEVGYVGTHRHSAEGDHAYEFTYMFKFAIDIPAKATEVILPDNKDIVIFAATLVEEPYAPVKALSTLFQTANEDDASLQKTAELKINLLKPEHIVAWSGYTNDNEKPAFLIDGNENTKWCDTSMLPNYIDFDLGMEKEISGWKMVNAAQESYSYITGSCFLQGRNNPNEAWRTLDFVTGNKQNVINRSLGKTEKVRYLRLLVTQPVQAANGKDTRIYEFAVF, encoded by the coding sequence ATGAAATTACCAGTTATCCTATTAGCATCTACGCTGCTTTGTTCAGGTAGTATGCATGCACAGAGTGCAAAACCGGAGAAAAAAGCGAAAGCTTATATGGTGGCAGATGCCCACCTGGATACCCAATGGAATTGGGATGTCCAAACCACCATCAAAGAGTATGTTTGGAATACCTTGTCCCGTAATCTGTTTTTGTTGAAGAAGTATCCCGATTATATCTTCAATTTTGAAGGAGGTGTCAAATATGCTTGGATGAAAGAATACTTTCCCAGTGAATATGAGCAACTCAAAGCATTTGTGCGTTCAGGTCGCTGGCATATCAGTGGCAGTAGTTGGGAAGCATCGGATGTGCTGGTACCCTCTGTTGAGTCTTCTATTCGTAACATCCTGCTTGGACAGGAATATTACAGAAAAGAGTTTGGGACAGAAAGCACGGATATTTTCTTGCCCGACTGTTTTGGCTTTGGCTGGACGCTGCCTACTATTGCCAAACATTGCGGTCTCATCGGCTTTTCTTCGCAGAAACTCGACTGGCGTAACCATCCTTTTTATGGAGAGAGCAAACATCCTTTTATGCTTGGATTGTGGAAGGGGATTGACGGTTCTTCTATTATGCTTGCTCATGGCTATGATTATGGTAAGCGCTGGAATAACATCGACCTGTCGGAAGATAAAGAATTGATGGGACTGACTAAGCGCACTCCATTGAATACGGTTTATCGCTATTATGGCACGGGTGATACGGGTGGTTCTCCCTCAATAGGCTCTGTCAATTCTGTAGAGAAAGGTATCAAGGGGAACGGACCGTTAGAAATAATCAGCGCAACGAGCGATCAGCTATTCAAGGATTATCTTCCTTATGAAAAACATTCGGAATTGCCCGTTTTCAACGGCGAATTGCTGATGGATGTACATGGAACCGGATGTTATACTTCGCAAGCTGCCATGAAGCTTTATAACCGTCAGAATGAACTTTTGGGAGATGCTGCCGAAAGAGCGGCCGTAGCAGCGGATTGGTTGGGTATAGCCGGCTATCCGGGTGAAAGTCTGACAGAAGCATGGAAGCGTTTCATTTTCCACCAATTCCATGATGACCTTACCGGTACCAGTATCCCACGCGCTTATGAGTTTTCGTGGAATGATGAATTGCTTTCATTAAAGCAATTTTCAGGTGTCCTGACAGCTTCGGTAGGGGCTGTTTCTGAGAAAATGGATACTCGCGTCAAGGGTATTCCGGTTGTGCTTTACAATGCACTCGGATTTCCGGTTACGGATGTAGCGGAGGTAGCGATTGAAGCTCCCAAATTCCCCAAAGGTGTCAGTGTTTATAATGCGGAAGGCAAGCAAGTAGCTTCCCAATTACTGTCTTACCGGAATGGAACTGTGTATTTATTGATAGAAGCAACTGTACCTGCTACAGGATATGCCGTGTATGATATCCGGCTTTCCGGAAACCAGAAGCAGGCAGATTCTTTTGTTTCAGAAACAACAGTGGAGAACTCTGTCTATAAAATCTCATTGGATAAGCAAGGAGATATAATCTCGCTTTACGATAAGAAAAATAATAAAGAACTTGTTAAGGACGGCAAATCTATTCGTCTGGCTCTTTTTACTGAGAATGAATCATATAATTGGCCAGCTTGGGAGATTCTGAAAAAGACTATTGACCGTGCACCTGTTTCTATTACTGAAGACGTGAAAATGAATCTGTGTGAGAACGGTGCCCTGCGCAAGACTTTGTGTATAGAAAAGCGCCATGGCAAATCGTTGTTCCGTCAGTATATCCGGCTTTACGAGGGAGAATTGGCTGACCGTATAGACTTTTACAATGAGATAGACTGGCAGTCAACGAATGCACTGCTGAAAGCAGAATTCCCCTTGAATGTTGATAACGAAAAGGCGACCTACGATTTGGGTATAGGCAGCGTTCAGAGAGGTAATAATATATTGACCGCTTATGAAGTGTATGCCCAATATTGGGCGGATTTAACCGATAGTGACGGCAGTTATGGTGTTTCTATTATGAATGACAGTAAATATGGCTGGGATAAACCTGATAATCATACACTCCGCCTGACATTGCTTCATACACCCGAGACTAAGAACAACTATCCGTATCAGGACCGTCAGGACCTGGGATATCATACTTTCACTTATAGTTTGGTAGGGCACGCCGGCGGTTTGGATAAGGCGCAGGTCGTTAAGGAGTCTGAAGTATTAAATCAGCGTTTGAAGGCTTTTGCTGCCGGGAAACATTCCGGAACATTGGGCAAAACCTTCTCTTTCGCATCTTCGGACAATAGTAACGTTGTCATCAAAGCTTTGAAGAAAGCGGAAAGTTCGGACGAATATGTGGTGCGTGTGTACGAAACGGGTGGCAAAGCTCCACAAAATGCAGTGCTGACATTTGCAGGAACTATTACAAGTGCCGTTGAAGCAGATGGTACGGAGAAGAATATAGGAAGTGCGGACTTTAGCGGTAATCAGCTGGAAGTCTCCATACAGCCCAACAGCATCAGGACCTATAAAGTCCGTTTCAATGATAATAAGAAGGAAGAATTGCGATGCGAACAACTGCCTCTCAATTATGACCGTAAATGTTTCAGCTGGAACGAATTCCGTTGGGAGGCTAATTTCGAAGCCGGTTATTCTTATGCCGCTGAATTAATACCTGCCGATATAACTGTTAATCGTGTTCCTTTCCATCTGGAAACAAAAGAAGAAATGAATGGTATGTTATGTAGCGGAAATACCTTGCAACTGCCTGCCGGACATTCCTATAACCGTTTGTATATACTGGCTGCTGCGGCAACTGCTGAAGAAGATGTTAGAGGCGTATTCCAGGCAGGGAAGAATTTGCAGGAGATTGTCGTTCCTTCTTATACCGGTTTCATCGGACAATGGGGGTATACAGGCCATACACAAGGCTATTTGAAAGATGCAGAAGTGGGCTATGTCGGTACACACCGCCATTCCGCTGAGGGAGATCATGCTTATGAGTTTACTTATATGTTCAAGTTTGCCATTGACATCCCTGCTAAAGCAACTGAGGTTATCCTGCCCGATAATAAAGATATTGTTATTTTTGCTGCTACATTGGTTGAAGAACCGTATGCACCTGTTAAAGCACTATCTACTTTATTCCAGACTGCCAATGAAGATGATGCCAGCTTGCAGAAGACAGCAGAACTGAAGATCAATCTGTTGAAACCGGAACATATCGTTGCTTGGTCGGGATATACCAACGACAATGAGAAACCTGCATTTCTCATTGATGGAAACGAGAATACTAAATGGTGCGATACCTCTATGCTCCCTAACTATATTGATTTTGATTTAGGAATGGAAAAGGAAATAAGCGGTTGGAAGATGGTGAATGCTGCTCAGGAAAGCTATTCTTACATCACCGGCAGTTGCTTCTTGCAAGGCCGGAATAACCCGAATGAAGCATGGCGCACATTGGACTTTGTAACCGGAAATAAGCAGAATGTAATTAACCGTTCTTTGGGTAAGACTGAGAAGGTACGCTATCTGCGTCTGTTGGTTACTCAACCGGTACAGGCTGCTAATGGGAAAGATACGCGAATTTATGAGTTTGCAGTTTTTTAA